A portion of the Natrinema salaciae genome contains these proteins:
- a CDS encoding fumarylacetoacetate hydrolase family protein, translating into MKLATFEVDTPVGPVERLGAVDESTESDDAGDVALVDLTAAYGAVLEAEGEPAPAALARAHVPPAMIAFLERGDRAIEDAREALEYAAETDAERGPSGATIRYEPGEYRLLAPLPRPNSLRDCMAIEEHVQNSMDGEIADVWYELPVYYKGNADSVVAPGETVRWPDYSEIMDYELEIAAVIGKRGRDIAADEADEYIAGYTVFNDFSARDIQGEEMDGRLGPAKGKDFANGLGPYFVPREDIDVLEAPMTARIDGEVWSAGTVDEMYHSFAEIVAHVSQSETLHPGDVIGSGTVGEGCGLELGRWLSDGDTVALEVEGIGTLEHTVVR; encoded by the coding sequence GTGAAGCTCGCCACCTTCGAGGTCGACACGCCGGTCGGTCCCGTCGAGCGGCTCGGAGCCGTCGACGAGTCGACCGAGTCCGACGACGCCGGCGACGTCGCACTCGTGGACCTCACCGCCGCCTACGGCGCAGTGCTCGAGGCCGAGGGCGAACCGGCACCCGCGGCCCTCGCTCGCGCCCACGTCCCGCCGGCGATGATCGCCTTCCTCGAGCGGGGCGACCGAGCGATCGAAGACGCGCGGGAGGCGCTCGAGTACGCGGCCGAGACGGACGCCGAGCGCGGACCCAGCGGCGCGACGATCCGGTACGAGCCCGGCGAGTACCGGCTGCTCGCGCCGCTGCCACGTCCCAACTCGCTTCGCGACTGCATGGCCATCGAGGAACACGTTCAGAACAGCATGGACGGGGAGATCGCCGACGTCTGGTACGAGCTGCCGGTCTACTACAAGGGCAACGCCGACAGCGTGGTCGCGCCCGGCGAGACCGTTCGGTGGCCCGACTACTCGGAGATCATGGACTACGAACTCGAGATCGCCGCCGTGATCGGCAAACGGGGTCGGGACATCGCCGCCGACGAGGCGGACGAGTACATCGCCGGCTACACCGTCTTCAACGACTTCAGCGCCCGTGACATCCAGGGGGAAGAGATGGACGGGCGGCTCGGACCCGCCAAGGGGAAGGATTTCGCGAACGGGCTCGGTCCCTATTTCGTTCCCCGGGAGGACATCGACGTTCTCGAGGCACCGATGACCGCCCGGATCGACGGCGAAGTCTGGTCGGCGGGCACCGTCGACGAGATGTACCACTCCTTCGCCGAGATCGTCGCACACGTCTCGCAATCCGAGACGCTCCACCCCGGGGACGTCATCGGGAGCGGCACCGTCGGCGAGGGCTGCGGCCTCGAACTCGGCCGGTGGCTCTCCGACGGCGACACCGTCGCGCTCGAGGTCGAGGGCATCGGCACGCTCGAGCACACGGTCGTCCGCTGA